The genomic window GTTCGAGAACGTCTTTGATGAGTATTTCCGGGCTGCCTATCACCATATGTGGGAAGATCCGAAGAAGATGGACGATGTCGAGATTTTCCGGGCCGCATTTAAGTTGTCGGGCATTGACATCGACAAACTGATTGTGCGTGCACAGCAGGACGACGTGAAGAAGAAGCTGATCGAACTCACGAACGACGCCGTCAATCGGGGCGCGTTCGGCTCGCCGACATTCTTCGTCGGCAGCGAGATGTTCTTCGGCAAGGATCAGCTCCGTGATGTCGAAGAATCGATCGTCGAGCAGCTCAGCGCCGCCAAGGCCAAAACGGCTTGAGTCTAGTGCGCTGGATTTGACGTTCGTATCAGTATTGCAGCGAGTCCTCATTACGAACGTCAAATCCAAAGCGCACTAGTTTCATCAAGTTGTTAGTGTCCCTTTTGGAGAGTGCTGCAAAGTGATGCGAACGTTAGAACCGGGACACTAGCAAGGCAAATCTCGCGGCCGCCAAGGCCGCGGCTCAATAAGTAATCAAAAATGCAAAACGGCCTCGCCAAAACAACAGGAAAGAAGCAGATGTCAGGCCCACTCAAAGGCGTTCGCGTGCTGGATCTGACCGGAGTTGTGTCGGGGCCGTTTGCGACAATGTTTCTCGCCGATCAAGGCGCGGATGTGCTGAAGATCGAGCCGATCGGCGGTGATATTACCCGCCGCAGCCGCGCTCCCATCGACAAGGCCGGTGAGTTCTCGGCTCTGTTCATCTCCTCCAACCGCGGCAAGCGCTCTCTGTCGGTCGACATGAAGACCGATGCCGGGCGAGAGGTTCTCACCAAGCTGGTCGCGCAGAGCGATGTTCTGGTGCAGAACTTCAGGCCTGGGACCATGGAGCGCCTCGGGCTCGGTGCAGAAGAGCTGCGCAAGAAGCATCCGCGTCTGATTTATGTTTCGATCAGCGGCGTCGGTGACAGCGGGCCTTACGTCAAGAAGCGCGTCTACGATCCAATCGTGCAGGGCCTGTCAGGCTTCGCCGATATCCAGTCCCAGCCGATCACCAACCGGCCGCAGATGATCCGCACCATCGTTGCCGACAAGACCACTGCGGTGTTCACCGCGCAGGCGGTCGCCGCGGCGCTGTATGCCCGCGAGAAGACGGGGCAGGGCGACCACATTCAGGTCGCGATGCTCGATACGATGATCTCGTATCTGTGGCCCGAGGGCATGATGCAGTACACCGTGGTCGGCGCTGAAGAGACCACCATGGATCCGAATGATCGGCCAGATCTCGTGTTCAAGACCCTGGACGGCTATATCACGGCCGGAACGATCTCGGATTCAGAGTGGCAGGGATTCTGTAAGGCCACCGGCGATCCGGAATTGGCCAAGGACGAGCGCTTCGCGACACCGGGCGGCCGCTTCATCTATGCGAAGGCGCGCATCAACAAGATGCAGGAATACATCGGCTTGCGTACCACCGCGGAATGGCTGGAGCGGCTCGACGCTAATGACGTGCCATGTGCGCCGATTCTCCGCCGCGGCGAGATCATCCACAATGAGCAGGTGATAGCCCGCGGTCTCATTCAGGAATTCGATCAGCCGTCGGTTGGACGCGTGCGGCAGCCGAAGCCTGCGGCGCGCTTCGAGGTCAATGAAGTGGTGATCGGTGGTCCGGCGCCTCGCGTGGGCGAGCATACCCGCGCGGTGCTGGAAGAGTTGGGTTACAGCGCTACCGCGATCGACAAGATGGTGGCGGACAAGGCGGTCCGGGTAATGAAGTAAAATCCGCTCGCGTGCGATAGAGGAAAAGCGCCGTTTACGGCGCTTTTTTTGTTCCCAGGATTTTCAAAGCGCTCCCGTGCCGCTTACGCGGGGCGATAAACGGGTTCGCCCGGCTTCGGTCGAACGTTGGCTGCACTGCCCTGCTGATAGGCCGGCCGAGTCTTGATGCGCTCAAGGTAGGGATGCGCGTTGTCGCAAATGCCGACGCCGTATGCGATGGCCCATTCGAGACACGTGGTCAGCAGGATGTCTGCACTCGTGAAGCGATCGCCCATCAGGAAGGTCCGTCCGTCTGACAATGCGACTTCGACATGGCGCAACTGCTCGCGGAAATACTCGCCGGCTTTCGCAACGACGTCCGGCGCGATGCCGTAGATCGGCCCGAGCGCGTTAGCGCTGTGCCGCCGCATTACATAGAGACTGGTCGAATCCAGTTCCGTGACGATGAAGAAACACCACTCCAGCCACGCGGCATACTCCCGCTGCGCCTCCGGAATCAGCGACTTGTCGGGCGTGGAATACGTCCGGGAGAGGTAGGCAACGATCGCCGCGCTTTCCCCGATGCAGAAATCACCGTCCTGAAGAAGCGGGATTTTCTGTCGAGGATTGAGCTTGGTGTATTCGTTCGTCTTCGTTTCGCCAGTGCGGGGACCAATGGCCTGGGTATCGTACTTCAATCCCAATTCCTGCAGTGCCCAATGTGGCCGTATTGTGCGACTGGTCCCGACACCCCAAAGGGTTAGTTTCGGGGCCGCGTCCATCACCATTTCTCCACGGAGGGGCGAAGATCCAGCTCGTGGGTCCAGCCGTCCCGGGTCTGTTGATGGGCAAACCAGTAGGCTTCGGCGATGGATGACGTCTTTGCGAGGCTATCCGGCGGGATGTCGCTCACGTCGATGCCTTTTTGGGCCTTGAAGCGCTGATGAATGGCTTCGCTGTCCACCGCGGAGTCGATCAGCAGGTGAACCACGTGAATGTTCTTGGGGCCGAGTTCGCGGGCCATCGCCTGAGCAACCGCGCGCAGACCGAATTTTGCCGACGCAAACGCTGCGAATCCCACGCCGCCGCGCACGCTCGCGGTGGCGCCTGTGAAGAGAACCGTGCCGCGGCCACGTTCCAACATGTAGCGTGCGGCTTCGCGGCCGACCAAGAAGCCGCCGTAACAGGCGAGCTCCCAGGCCTTGAAGAACAACTTCTCTGTCGTTTCCAGCAGTGGCTTGTTGACGTTCGAACCCGCATTGTAAAGGCAGACTTCGATCGGGCCGACTTCCTTTTCAATGCGCGCGAACAATGCCTGCACGTCTGATTCCTGCCGTGCGTCGACGCTGAAGGCGCGAACGTCGCATCCTTCCGCTTTCAGCTCGTCGACAATCTTTTGTGATTTTGCAGCGTCGCGGCGTGCAATGCAGACTTTATAGCCGCCCCTCGCGAAACGCTGGGCAACCGCTGCGCCAATGGCATCCCCCGCACCCACGAGCAAAGCTACGCTGCCATTCCGAGCCAAGTTAACCTCCCCGATTTATAAGTTCTTATTTGATACTTTAATCATAATCCGACGCCATTACGATTGTAAATGACCATTCACAGGGAAACACATCGTTCCCTATTTTCGCCAAGAAAGGGTGCGTCACGCGACCGGATGACCCTTTGCCAACGAATGTGATTAGATAGTTCTAAAAAAGAATGTTTGTTTGTGGAGGGCCGTGCTCAACTCCCATCCGGCGGTGGTTAAGTCCGCCGTTTGTCAGCCGCTCCATTGATGGCAACGAAGAAGTTGTCGCCTTTGTGCTATTGCTGAAGGGGGCGTCCGTCACGCCCTCGGAGTTGATGAGCTACGCGGGCGGACGGCTCACGTTCTACAAGCGCGCCTCACAGATCATCGTGCTTGACGCGCGGCCGGACAACTCCACCGGGAAAATTCTCAAACACAAGCGGGCGGAGTCGGTGAACGGCGCCTGACGTCCTTCTGCACTTTATAGTGCTCGGCGCTTCGGTGATTTCCAGGTATGACGCGAGGACGCGTCAGATCGTTGCCTTGAAGGCCAGCGCCGCTTCGCACCATTTCGCGACCCTGAGCAGTTTCAAGTTCTCGCCAAACGGCGCGATGAGCTGAATGCCTAAGGGCAATCCACGCGGACCGATGCCGGCGGGAAGGGCAATGGCTGGAACACCAAGCGTTGTCCATGGCACGCACAAGCCAGGATCGCCGGTCTGTGACAGGCCTTCAGGTGCTTCGCCAGTCGCCGCCGTCGTCAGCACCGCATCAAAGCCGGCTATCGCGGTGGTAAATGCCGCGCGCAGCGCAAGCTGAGCATCGCGTGCCGCGATGTAGCTTGTCGCGGAAATGGTTTGTCCGCCCTCGACAAGTGCTTTCAGGCGGTCACTCGTCTTGTCCGGGAATCTTGCGACAAGATCACTGAAGTTTGCTGCACCTTCCGCGCCGTAGAGCGTGGCTGCGATCTCCGGTAGTGCACCGAATTCCGCGGGCAGCGGGAACGATTCCACGATCGCGCCCGCTTCGGTGAAGCGTTTGGCAGCGGCCGCAAGCAGCGCGCTTTGGCTTTCCTCCAAGGCTGGCGATGCGGCAGGCCGCAGCCACGCGATGCGCGGAGCCGAGAAGGGCGTAATCCCGTCAGGAGAAACTTGAAATGGCGCGTGGCGTGCAGCACCAGGACCGCCCGTCAGCAACGACAAAGCGTAGCCGACGTCGTCGACGCTGCGCGCAAAGACGCCTAGATGGTCGAGAGATTGCGAAAGGGCGCGCACGCCTTTCAGGCTGATGGTGCCGAAGCTCGGCTTCAAGCCTACGATTCCGCAGAACGCTGCCGGTCGAAGAATTGAGCCGAGCGTCTGGGTGCCAAGCGCGAGCTGGACCGACCCGCTCGCGATCGATGCAGCCGAGCCCGAGGACGATCCGCCCGGCGTGTGGTTGCGGTTCCATGGATTGCGTGTGGGACCGGGATGACGCCAGGCGAATTCGGTAGTCACCGTCTTGCCAAGGATGGTGGCGGAAAGATTTTTAAGGCGAGTAACGATCCAGGCATCCTCGCCCGGCTGATGATCGGCATAGACTGGCGAACCGTAAGTGGTCGGCATGTCGGCCGTATCGACGAGGTCCTTTGCGCCGACGGCGATGCCGGCCAGTGGGCCATTTCCAGAAGAAGCCATTGGTGGTGCAGACGGAAGGTATGAGAAGGCCTGAAGCTCGGGCTCAAGCGCTGCGGCTCGCGCATGACTCTCGTTGATCAAATCTTGCGGTTTCGCCGAGCCGGCCTGAACCATACGGAAGGTGTCGAGAAGCCCTCGACGGGTCTGGGCAGTGTTCATGTCTGATGCATCCTTTGCGGAACGTCATACTGAAACACAAACGGCCTCGGGCCAAGCCCGAAGCCGCTTGAAACAGCTTCGACGATATCAGTTCGTCACTGTTGCCATTGCCTTTTCCATGTAGGTGCGAGGCACGAAGCTCTTGTAGTCCGGCTGCGCTGATAGGTTGCCAAGCGCGATTTGCGTTTCGAGGGCGAGCTTGAGCGCATCCGGCGTGATGTCGACGCTGGTCGGGTAAACGTTATCGGCGAGCATGCGCTTCACCGCGGCTTCCACCACGGCGGGCTCAAGTGTCGGGAATTGTTTTTGCGCGATCTCTACTGTGCGAGCGGTGTTCTTGTGCATGAAGCGGACCGCCATTTCGAGCCCATTGGTCAGGCGCTGGGCGAGATCGGGATCGACGTCGACGCGAGCGCTGATGGTCGAGAAGGCGTATGCGCCATATAGCTGTGGGAAGCCGACGACAACCTTCATGCCCTTCGCGACCACCTGATCGAGACCTGGTTCATACATTACCGCGACTTTCGCTTGTCCGGCGGCGAAGGGGCCCGGCTCTGTGCCGAGCGGCACCTGGATCATCTGGACGTCCTTGTTGGCGTCCATGCCGTTTTCCTTCAGCAGCTTGATGAACAACGAGGTGCTGGTGGTTGGCATCGTCCCGGTGACGATTTTCTCGCCTTTAAGATCCTTGACACTGGTGAACTTGAAATCCGGCGTCGCGGCAATCCAGACGGCAGCGCCGTTGACAACATTGGCGATCGTGTTGACGGCGGCTCCCTTCGACGCCGCGATTGCTGTCCACTCGGGCCCATGGAGCGAGAATTGCGCGCTCTTGGAAATAACAGCCGAGAGCGCGACGCTGCCGGAGCCTGCGCTTTCCTTTGTCAGGTCGAGGCCCTGCTTTTCAAAGAAGCCTTCGTCCATGCCCACATAAAGAGGCAGGTAGAGCAGCGACTGGAAGGCTTGGGAGATGGTAGCTTTCCGCATTTCAGCAGATGCGGGGACTACGGCTGCAGCGGTGAGGGCGAGGCCGAGCGAAAGCGCGCCGAGCTTTGAAATCAGTCGTTTCATTGACAGTCTCCTGAAGAATATCAGACGTTGATCTGGCCGCCGCCCTGCTGCTGCTTCCAGGGAAGCAAATGGCGTTCGGTGATTTCGACCATGTGGTAGAAGGCGAAGCCCACGAGCATGAGCGTGAAGAGGCCGGCCCAGACCGTGTTGAGATCATAGAGACTGGAGGCCACGTAGATGACGTGGCCGAGCCCGTGCTGGGATGAAATGAACTCGCCGACGACGGCGCCGACCAACGCGAAGCCGATATTGATGCGGAAGGTGGCGATGATCGCTGGAAGTGTCGAGGGAACGATCACGCGCTTGAAGATGTGGTGCTTTGAAGCGCCCATCGAGAATAGAAGGGCCTGCAGATCCTTGTCTGAATCCTTGGCGGACTGATAGGCCGTGATGAGCGCGACGATCGACGTCAGGGAGATGGCCAGCGCCACCTTCGACAGAAGTCCGGTGCCGAACCAGAGGATAATGATCGGCGCGAGTGCAATCTTCGGGACGGAGTTGATGGCAGCGATGAACGGCTCGACCAGCCGTGCCACGAACACCGAATACCACAAGGCGAGGCCGATCACCGAACCGATCACAGTGCCAAAAGCAAAGCCAAGAATAGCTTCAAAGACGGTGTAGCCGGTATCAGCAAAGAGCGATCCGTTCGCGATCGAAGCCACGAGATTATGCAGGACCCCACTGGGCTGTCCCACAAGAAAAGCGGAGAGCCAGCCCATCTTCACGGCGCCTTCCCATAACAAGAAGAAGCTGACGACGGCCAGGATCTGAAGCACGCTGCGCCCGATCATGGAATCGAACACGTTGCTGCGTTTGATCTGGCGGGGACGTGACGTTGTAGTTGTTGCGGGTTTTGCGGTTTGCGCCATCTCGGTCATGCGCTCTTCCTGGTTTGAATGTCGAGTTCGGCACACAGGGTATGGAAGTATTCAGAGAAGCGCGGATCGCTGCGAGCGGCGATCGGCGAATGTTCGTTGAGGGCGATGTCGTGAACGGCCTTCACGCGAGCAGGGCGCTGACTGAGAACGACGACGCGCTTGGACAAGGCCACCGCTTCGTCGATGTCGTGGGTGACGAGAACGACGGTCTTGTGAAAAGTCTCGACGGCTTCCATCAGGACACCTTCGAGATAGAGACGCGTCTGGTAGTCGAGCGCTGAGAAGGGCTCATCGAGCAGCAGAATGTCGGGGTCGAGCACCAATGTGCGGATGAGCGCCGCACGCTGCCGCATGCCGCCGGACAGCATTTTCGGATAAGCGTTCTCGAAGCCGGAAAGACCGAACGTGCTGATGTATTCTCGCGCGGTGTCCAGTGCGAGCTTTGGATCAATGCCCTTGGTTTCGAGGCCGAGCAGAACATTGTCCAGCACGGTACGCCATGGAAAGAGCAGATCCTTCTGCATCATGTAACCGACGCGGCCCCGCAGGCTATCGACTTCCTGTCCGCGGTAGAGCAGGGTGCCCTCATCGGGATCGACGAGACCTGCAATGATGTTAAAGACGGTGGTTTTACCGCAGCCGCTTGGCCCGATGATGCTGACGAAGTCTCGTTCGTGAATGTCGAATGTCAGGCCATCGAGAACCTGAGTTTGTCCCTGCTTCCCGGAAAAGCTCTTGCGAATGCCATTGAGCCGAAGTTGTACCTGAGGTGATGACATGGCGTCTCCTGTGCACATGTCGGTCTAGCAACTGCTGTGCCAGTCGAAGAAAAAGCGCGATTCTGTCGCGGTCTTTGGATGAGTTGGACTTAGATCCTATAAATAGAACCGTCCCTTATGCCTCTGACTGAGGCATGTGATTATTTTTCCGGCGTGCCCGTCGTGTAGGCCGCGCTGCTGTTTCTTTTTGCTCTGTGAGTGATCGTGTGGCTAATTAAATCCGGTTCCGGCCGGATCGGTGACCTTTATGACAAAATCTCAAACTGGGTCAGATGCGAAGCGTTGCTGGGCAATGATCACGCAACTCGTGACACTTTTGTCGCCAAATGGCGGCTCCCGCACGATCTTGCGGAATCTTTCATCGCGGCAATGAAGTTACACACGAGATCACATAAATTGGGATAGGGTACGATGAGGGGAAAAGGAATGGATCGCTGATCTTGTCATGATGTGGCGTGGTTTGAGGCGTCTTTCAGTCCATCTCATCGTTATCGGCTCGATATTGAGCTCACGCCTCGCAGCCGCCGAGGAGCTCATCCAATTTGAGATGCCAGCCGCGTGTGAGCTCGGCCGCACCTGCTATATCCAGAATTATGTCGATGTTGATCCTGCGCCTTCAGCGAAGGATTATCGGTGTGGCACGCTGAGCTACGATGATCATAACGGCACTGATTTCCGATTGCCGTCGATGAAGGTCCAGCGAGCAGGCGTCGACGTCATTGCCGCCGCCGCGGGGAGGGTCGCGCGCGTCAGGGATGGCATTCCGGATGGCGTGTTTCTTAAATCGGGACGCGACGCGGTCAAGGGCATGGAGTGTGGCAACGGCGTCGTGGTTGAACATCCCGGCCGGTGGGAGACGCAATATTGTCACATGGCTAAAGGGAGTATCCGCGTCAAACCCGGAGATGATGTCCGCGTCGGACAGCCGCTTGGCCAGATCGGTCTTTCGGGATTGACCGAATATCCTCATCTTCATTTTACCGTGAGGCATGAGCGTAAGCTTGTTGACCCGTTTGCGTATGGCGCTCCAGACAATTCATGTAGCGGCGGCAAATCCCTTTGGGATCCGTTGCTTCGGGATCAACTCACCTATCGGGAAAGAGAGGTCCTGAATGCCGGCTTCTCGACTGGTGCCGTGACGATGGAGGCGATCGAAAGCGGTGACGCGGAACAGGAAGAGTCTTCCCGAGAAGCGCCTGCGTTGGTTGCTTTTGTCCGGGCGATTGGCCTGAAGGCGGGCGATATTCAGAAACTCGCGTTGCGAAGTCCATCGGGGCAGGTCATTGCGGAAAATCGCGCGGCAGCTCTTGAGACAAACAAGGCTCAATTCATGCTCTTTGCCGGACGCAAGCGGCCGTCAAATGGATGGGATGCCGGTGTTTATCGCGCAAAATATATCGTCGAACGCGATGGCCAAATTGTCCTCGAAAAGGACGTGGCTCATACGGTTCCGTAACAGCACATCACCAATGGCTCAGAACCGCACCTCTCGATTTTTGTTTTGACGCGTCTTCTTCACGCGAACCGCTAGCCACTTTGCTCGACGCTTTAGAAAAAATCCTTGGTCAGAACTGCGACTTCCGTTCTGTTTCTGGCGTTGAGCTTTCGCATGATGTGGCGCAGATGCACCTTCACAGTATGCTCGCTCATGCTGAGTTCGTACGCGATCTGCTTGTTGGCCATTCCCTGACAAAGCGCTTCGACGACCATTAGTTGACGCTGAGTCAGAAGATCATTTGCTTTCGCCGCCGTTCCAAGCTTGTCGCGATTGAGATCAAGACTGCTGACCGGCACAAAAGTGCCGCCTGCTTCAACGAGCCGCACAGCCTCCACAGCGACATTGAACGGCAAACTTGTCGGGATGTAGCCGCGTGCTCCGCCCTTAAGCGCACGGGTGACATAGGTCGCGTCGTCGCTGTCGGACATAATCACAATGGGAATGCCGGCCGCTGCTGTCTCGAGACATTGAAGATCGATGCTACTGGACGGGCTGTTACTCTCCGCGAAAAAGACAACGATCGATGGTTCGAGGGCATCCTGGTCTCTGGCCTCTTTCCAAACTGAGATATTCTCGAATGCGAAAACCTCGTGGCTCTGGTACGAAATTTCGAGGCAGCGGACAAAACAATCGCGGAAGAAGGCGCGCGGATGAATCACCACGATTGCCGGTCTTTTGACAGTCTCGGATGGGTGTGAGTGGCCATTGGCGCGGTTTGAGTCTTGAGCCTTTGGTATCTCTGGAATCGTGATGTGCGTGTGCTGAGCTTTAGTGTCGCTATCGCGAGCTCGCATCAGTTGATGTTGAATTTTCGGTGGCAGTGATTGCTTTAACGCGGATTGCTGCGCTGAAAACTGATTTGCGTCGCCTGCGGATTGAGTGGATCGGGCGAGCACGTTTTGAGAGAATGTCTCAGACAGCTTGTCGGGAGTTCGCCGCTTGCCGCGAAAAGGATTCGAGTGGCCCGTGATACTCATGGAACGCCCCTGGTGAATGATTTTCTAAAATGCTCTTGAGTGTATTCCTGCTCCCTGCGTGTGATGATCAGAAATCAAGTTAATCAATTTAAGCACATTAAGGAAATGCGGCCGCGCCGACAATGTCTTTTTCTTACAGCTTGCCACAATTGAAAGTTCCTCCGTGCGTTGATGGACGTCCGGCTTCTGGCATATTTTTGGTTGTGTTTAATTGCGGCGACACGGATGCGCTGAGGCCCTCAAGTGCGGTGATGCTGTTTGAGCGGACGTACACAGCGCACAGGAAGATAGTCAGGCGACTACCTTGCGGTAGAGATGCCACGTAGCGTGACCGAGCACAGGAACTACGACCGCAAGACCCACGAAAAATGGCAAAGAGCCGATGAGCAGGAGGATCGCCACGATCAGGCCCCAGACCGTCATGGGGATCGGATTCTTCGTCACGGCTCGCAACGACACCCGCATGGCCTGACGTGCGGACGCA from Nitrobacteraceae bacterium AZCC 1564 includes these protein-coding regions:
- a CDS encoding NitT/TauT family transport system substrate-binding protein (product_source=KO:K02051; cath_funfam=3.40.190.10; cleavage_site_network=SignalP-noTM; cog=COG0715; ko=KO:K02051; pfam=PF09084; superfamily=53850); translation: MKRLISKLGALSLGLALTAAAVVPASAEMRKATISQAFQSLLYLPLYVGMDEGFFEKQGLDLTKESAGSGSVALSAVISKSAQFSLHGPEWTAIAASKGAAVNTIANVVNGAAVWIAATPDFKFTSVKDLKGEKIVTGTMPTTSTSLFIKLLKENGMDANKDVQMIQVPLGTEPGPFAAGQAKVAVMYEPGLDQVVAKGMKVVVGFPQLYGAYAFSTISARVDVDPDLAQRLTNGLEMAVRFMHKNTARTVEIAQKQFPTLEPAVVEAAVKRMLADNVYPTSVDITPDALKLALETQIALGNLSAQPDYKSFVPRTYMEKAMATVTN
- a CDS encoding crotonobetainyl-CoA:carnitine CoA-transferase CaiB-like acyl-CoA transferase (product_source=COG1804; cath_funfam=3.40.50.10540; cog=COG1804; pfam=PF02515; superfamily=89796), which translates into the protein MSGPLKGVRVLDLTGVVSGPFATMFLADQGADVLKIEPIGGDITRRSRAPIDKAGEFSALFISSNRGKRSLSVDMKTDAGREVLTKLVAQSDVLVQNFRPGTMERLGLGAEELRKKHPRLIYVSISGVGDSGPYVKKRVYDPIVQGLSGFADIQSQPITNRPQMIRTIVADKTTAVFTAQAVAAALYAREKTGQGDHIQVAMLDTMISYLWPEGMMQYTVVGAEETTMDPNDRPDLVFKTLDGYITAGTISDSEWQGFCKATGDPELAKDERFATPGGRFIYAKARINKMQEYIGLRTTAEWLERLDANDVPCAPILRRGEIIHNEQVIARGLIQEFDQPSVGRVRQPKPAARFEVNEVVIGGPAPRVGEHTRAVLEELGYSATAIDKMVADKAVRVMK
- a CDS encoding hypothetical protein (product_source=Hypo-rule applied; cath_funfam=2.70.70.10; pfam=PF01551; superfamily=54680), with translation MMWRGLRRLSVHLIVIGSILSSRLAAAEELIQFEMPAACELGRTCYIQNYVDVDPAPSAKDYRCGTLSYDDHNGTDFRLPSMKVQRAGVDVIAAAAGRVARVRDGIPDGVFLKSGRDAVKGMECGNGVVVEHPGRWETQYCHMAKGSIRVKPGDDVRVGQPLGQIGLSGLTEYPHLHFTVRHERKLVDPFAYGAPDNSCSGGKSLWDPLLRDQLTYREREVLNAGFSTGAVTMEAIESGDAEQEESSREAPALVAFVRAIGLKAGDIQKLALRSPSGQVIAENRAAALETNKAQFMLFAGRKRPSNGWDAGVYRAKYIVERDGQIVLEKDVAHTVP
- a CDS encoding NitT/TauT family transport system permease protein (product_source=KO:K02050; cath_funfam=1.10.3720.10; cog=COG0600; ko=KO:K02050; pfam=PF00528; superfamily=161098; transmembrane_helix_parts=Inside_1_28,TMhelix_29_51,Outside_52_60,TMhelix_61_83,Inside_84_89,TMhelix_90_112,Outside_113_121,TMhelix_122_144,Inside_145_150,TMhelix_151_170,Outside_171_202,TMhelix_203_225,Inside_226_245,TMhelix_246_265,Outside_266_286), giving the protein MTEMAQTAKPATTTTSRPRQIKRSNVFDSMIGRSVLQILAVVSFFLLWEGAVKMGWLSAFLVGQPSGVLHNLVASIANGSLFADTGYTVFEAILGFAFGTVIGSVIGLALWYSVFVARLVEPFIAAINSVPKIALAPIIILWFGTGLLSKVALAISLTSIVALITAYQSAKDSDKDLQALLFSMGASKHHIFKRVIVPSTLPAIIATFRINIGFALVGAVVGEFISSQHGLGHVIYVASSLYDLNTVWAGLFTLMLVGFAFYHMVEITERHLLPWKQQQGGGQINV
- a CDS encoding acyl-CoA synthetase (AMP-forming)/AMP-acid ligase II (product_source=COG0318; cath_funfam=3.30.300.30; cog=COG0318; superfamily=56801) codes for the protein MFVCGGPCSTPIRRWLSPPFVSRSIDGNEEVVAFVLLLKGASVTPSELMSYAGGRLTFYKRASQIIVLDARPDNSTGKILKHKRAESVNGA
- a CDS encoding NitT/TauT family transport system ATP-binding protein (product_source=KO:K02049; cath_funfam=3.40.50.300; cog=COG1116; ko=KO:K02049; pfam=PF00005; smart=SM00382; superfamily=52540) encodes the protein MSSPQVQLRLNGIRKSFSGKQGQTQVLDGLTFDIHERDFVSIIGPSGCGKTTVFNIIAGLVDPDEGTLLYRGQEVDSLRGRVGYMMQKDLLFPWRTVLDNVLLGLETKGIDPKLALDTAREYISTFGLSGFENAYPKMLSGGMRQRAALIRTLVLDPDILLLDEPFSALDYQTRLYLEGVLMEAVETFHKTVVLVTHDIDEAVALSKRVVVLSQRPARVKAVHDIALNEHSPIAARSDPRFSEYFHTLCAELDIQTRKSA
- a CDS encoding Asp-tRNA(Asn)/Glu-tRNA(Gln) amidotransferase A subunit family amidase (product_source=COG0154; cath_funfam=3.90.1300.10; cog=COG0154; pfam=PF01425; superfamily=75304) — translated: MNTAQTRRGLLDTFRMVQAGSAKPQDLINESHARAAALEPELQAFSYLPSAPPMASSGNGPLAGIAVGAKDLVDTADMPTTYGSPVYADHQPGEDAWIVTRLKNLSATILGKTVTTEFAWRHPGPTRNPWNRNHTPGGSSSGSAASIASGSVQLALGTQTLGSILRPAAFCGIVGLKPSFGTISLKGVRALSQSLDHLGVFARSVDDVGYALSLLTGGPGAARHAPFQVSPDGITPFSAPRIAWLRPAASPALEESQSALLAAAAKRFTEAGAIVESFPLPAEFGALPEIAATLYGAEGAANFSDLVARFPDKTSDRLKALVEGGQTISATSYIAARDAQLALRAAFTTAIAGFDAVLTTAATGEAPEGLSQTGDPGLCVPWTTLGVPAIALPAGIGPRGLPLGIQLIAPFGENLKLLRVAKWCEAALAFKATI
- a CDS encoding NAD(P)-dependent dehydrogenase (short-subunit alcohol dehydrogenase family) (product_source=COG1028; cath_funfam=3.40.50.720; cog=COG1028; pfam=PF00106; superfamily=51735), which codes for MARNGSVALLVGAGDAIGAAVAQRFARGGYKVCIARRDAAKSQKIVDELKAEGCDVRAFSVDARQESDVQALFARIEKEVGPIEVCLYNAGSNVNKPLLETTEKLFFKAWELACYGGFLVGREAARYMLERGRGTVLFTGATASVRGGVGFAAFASAKFGLRAVAQAMARELGPKNIHVVHLLIDSAVDSEAIHQRFKAQKGIDVSDIPPDSLAKTSSIAEAYWFAHQQTRDGWTHELDLRPSVEKW
- a CDS encoding glutathione S-transferase (product_source=KO:K00799; cath_funfam=1.20.1050.10,3.40.30.10; cog=COG0625; ko=KO:K00799; pfam=PF02798,PF13410; superfamily=47616,52833) — translated: MDAAPKLTLWGVGTSRTIRPHWALQELGLKYDTQAIGPRTGETKTNEYTKLNPRQKIPLLQDGDFCIGESAAIVAYLSRTYSTPDKSLIPEAQREYAAWLEWCFFIVTELDSTSLYVMRRHSANALGPIYGIAPDVVAKAGEYFREQLRHVEVALSDGRTFLMGDRFTSADILLTTCLEWAIAYGVGICDNAHPYLERIKTRPAYQQGSAANVRPKPGEPVYRPA
- a CDS encoding 2-hydroxychromene-2-carboxylate isomerase (product_source=COG3917; cath_funfam=3.40.30.10; cog=COG3917; pfam=PF01323; superfamily=52833), with the protein product MVDPLKVEFQFDFGSPNAYLAEKVIPAIEKRTGVKFEYVPVLLGGIFKATNNMSPFDSLRGIKNKPEYQALETQRFIRRHNITTFKPNPFFPVNTLMLMRGAVAAKFENVFDEYFRAAYHHMWEDPKKMDDVEIFRAAFKLSGIDIDKLIVRAQQDDVKKKLIELTNDAVNRGAFGSPTFFVGSEMFFGKDQLRDVEESIVEQLSAAKAKTA